Proteins from a genomic interval of Perognathus longimembris pacificus isolate PPM17 chromosome 14, ASM2315922v1, whole genome shotgun sequence:
- the Bdkrb1 gene encoding B1 bradykinin receptor — MAEQILLEFRPSNQSQPSPPNATSCDNAQDAWDLLHRVLPTFIITVCFFGLLGNLLVLSFLLLPRRRLNVAEIYLANLAASDLVFVLGLPFWAENVWNQFHWPFGGLLCRTVNGVIKANLFISIFLVVAISQDRYRALVHPMASRRWRRRRRAQATCLLIWAAGALLSTPTFLLRSVQALPDLNISACILLFPHGAWHFARVVELNVLGFLLPLAAIIFFNYHILASLRGRAEASRTRCGGPRGSKTTVLILTLVAAFLLCWAPYHVFAFLEFLVRLQALQGCFWEEVTDLGLQLANFFAFINSCLNPVIYVFVGRLFRTKVWELYKQCTPRSLMPMSSSHRKEIFQMF, encoded by the coding sequence ATGGCAGAGCAGATCCTGCTGGAGTTCCGGCCCTCCAACCAAAGCCAGCCGTCCCCTCCCAACGCCACCTCCTGTGACAATGCTCAGGACGCCTGGGACCTGCTGCACAGAGTGCTACCAACATTCATCATCACAGTCTGTTTCTTCGGCCTCCTGGGAAACCTCCTCGtcctgtccttcctcctcctgccccggCGGCGACTGAATGTGGCAGAAATCTACCTGGCCAACCTGGCAGCTTCTGATCTGGTGTTTGTCTTGGGCTTGCCCTTCTGGGCCGAGAATGTCTGGAACCAGTTCCACTGGCCCTTTGGAGGCCTCCTCTGCCGCACCGTCAACGGGGTCATCAAAGCCAACCTGTTCATCAGCATCTTCCTGGTGGTGGCCATCAGCCAGGACCGCTACCGGGCACTGGTACACCCCATGGCCAGCCGGAGGTGGCGGCGGCGCCGGCGGGCCCAGGCCACCTGCTTGCTCATCTGGGCGGCCGGGGCCCTCCTGAGCACGCCCACCTTCCTGCTGCGCTCCGTCCAAGCGCTCCCCGACCTGAACATCTCTGCCTGCATCCTGCTCTTTCCCCATGGGGCCTGGCACTTTGCGAGGGTTGTGGAGTTAAACGTGCTGGGTTTCCTCCTGCCACTAGCGGCCATCATCTTCTTCAACTACCACATCCTGGCCTCCCTGCGAGGGCGGGCGGAGGCCAGCAGGACCCGATGTGGGGGCCCCCGAGGAAGCAAGACCACGGTGCTGATCCTCACGCTGGTGGCTGCCTTCCTGCTCTGCTGGGCCCCCTATCATGTCTTTGCCTTCCTCGAATTCTTGGTCCGGTTGCAAGCTCTCCAGGGCTGCTTCTGGGAGGAGGTCACCGACCTGGGCCTGCAGCTGGCCAACTTCTTTGCTTTCATCAACAGCTGCCTGAATCCGGTGATTTATGTCTTCGTGGGTCGGCTCTTCAGGACCAAAGTCTGGGAGCTTTATAAACAGTGCACACCTAGAAGTCTCATGCCAATGTCCTCATCCCATCGGAAAGAAATCTTCCAAATGTTCTGA